Proteins from a single region of Theileria parva strain Muguga chromosome 1, complete sequence, whole genome shotgun sequence:
- a CDS encoding SVSP family protein, translating to MNILLSYICIIFIIIGYVHCADKPTNLPAGGHGNEDDSDESENYNLIVKGIENILEDDDDKAAGETVVSDNLMKHGLGPLTNQGYIPPFPYQPQADSYSNYYQSNDFGYVSESGKYECTHYKPQYPLHQQNLLPPVIYPPPSFQPIFVPHPPQTILIQPQPQVIPSPVTYIGYPYQSYAPPNQQKVSYIPTTKPVRVEKPKPDQLVGDKPSKDKDETKEQSSQPTEPSGTDQHLQPEHIPVEVGSDDEETEEGAVGGAGGGDEDEEDFGKEKKKEKDLEGKKSKDIKKCESIEFLKKNAREEFVKMDIFDYDIDFNDSNVIMYRFWLSPSEVRCDGKTVWKRINKNYRPKSMTYNKRYNTFSIRFKNVFLLETLVGDIWEGCVFKYPNYARLYAQDSEGNLVLLTEADYYLDVTPKGHYKFDVDGLKCVRVEFKIEGVVWEKKPGDKYPVIICLTERSGIIMYFEGETFIYGRRGGKFKLLTCRKNRRISYAK from the coding sequence atgaacatacttttatcatatatatgtataatatttataataattggaTATGTGCATTGTGCTGATAAACCCACAAATTTGCCAGCGGGTGGACATGGAAATGAAGATGACAGTGATGAGagtgaaaattataatttaattgtaaaaggaattgaaaatatacttgaagatgatgatgatAAAGCTGCTGGAGAAACGGTTGTTTCAGATAATCTTATGAAACATGGTCTTGGACCTCTTACTAATCAGGGATACATACCACCATTTCCTTATCAACCACAGGCTGATTCTTATtctaattattatcaaagtAATGATTTTGGTTATGTAAGTGAATCTGGAAAATATGAATGTACACACTATAAACCCCAATATCCTTTACATCAACAAAATCTATTACCACCAGTTATTTATCCTCCACCTAGTTTTCAACCTATTTTTGTACCTCATCCTCCACaaactatactaatacaGCCTCAACCCCAAGTCATTCCATCACCTGTTACTTATATTGGATATCCATATCAATCTTATGCACCACCTAATCAACAAAAAGTGTCATATATACCTACAACTAAACCTGTAAGAGTAGAAAAACCAAAACCTGATCAATTAGTCGGTGATAAACCGAGTAAAGATAAAGATGAAACTAAAGAACAAAGTTCTCAGCCAACCGAACCAAGTGGTACAGACCAGCACTTACAACCTGAACATATTCCAGTTGAAGTGGGATctgatgatgaagaaaCTGAAGAAGGTGCAGTTGGAGGAGCTGGAGGTGgtgatgaagatgaagaagattTTGGAAAGGAAAAAAAGAAGGAAAAGGATCTTGAAGGAAAAAAGTCTAAAGacattaaaaaatgtgaatCAATTGAGTTTTTGAAGAAAAATGCCAGGGAggaatttgttaaaatggATATTTTTGACTAtgatattgattttaatgattcAAATGTGATTATGTACAGATTTTGGTTATCACCTTCTGAAGTACGGTGTGACGGTAAAACTGTCTGGAAAcgtataaataaaaattaccgTCCTAAATCAATGACATACAATAAACGTTACAACACATTTTCTATcagatttaaaaatgtatttctTTTGGAAACTTTAGTTGGAGACATATGGGAAGGGTGCGTATTTAAATATCCTAATTATGCTAGATTATATGCACAGGATTCGGAAggtaatttagttttactTACTGAAGCGGATTATTATCTTGATGTTACTCCAAAGGGacattataaatttgatgtggatggtttaaaatgtgtaagagtCGAATTCAAAATAGAGGGCGTTGTATGGGAGAAAAAACCTGGAGACAAATATCCTGTAATAATATGCTTGACAGAAAGATCGGGAATTATAATGTATTTTGAAGGTGaaacatttatatatgGAAGAAGGGGAGgtaagtttaaattattaacatgTAGAAAAAATAGAAGAATTTCATATGCAAAATAA
- a CDS encoding SVSP family protein, whose translation MNKNIVYNFILIFTIIQCVESQDNNPDQPADEKEEDDEDNFDVLDIDEIIQQRISRFDDPQYQPQYQQLQESQYPTQPQTQPQPQTQPQHYPGYQPEPTYYQRESSEYYTYQPEQPPVDPLAQPQQYDQYQPYVPPQPQPTQPQYQYYGPSQPAQPTYQYYVPVTQPSIPLTQPTQPSYQYYGQPQPQPPAILYPTQQPQQQYYGQPLPQTPAIPHPAQPSYQYYITPTYPIQQPSYQYYITPTYPTQQPSYQYYGPAPTQTPEQYYVPPTTQHQVAQQPTESVKRKRTRDSEDQGEEEDEEESVKPIGPLLKKYDIKFYKRSHLGNLVEMTEEECFVIYVDRTKTKIKFKKDLEQIRCEGEIIYVHSHGEPYCSLLTHSKPTNIYVLNIGQGFILIRKVKGSWIRTDHVIPDFVKFYTQDPLGNEVLLTEGDYSIDFTSCGSFTYELRPGVKCYKIEVKEITAWKKTEDDDGFPEFIYVSPKFTVIIKFKKYTKTLERRIRKYQLLRNYQQTVIGNGDDSDDEDNFDVIASGIENILEDETAGDSVVSRSVIEHGLGHIVYDSYGSESITKTQTSPDEFSESESEDEESGEGDENFEVKEIFEKAEEQFNEEEGYDECILEQIRGDNGGLLPELPSTTIIGLNDKGKLFKLKRSDCYLIKKSRNLVKFEFSTPIVEIFHNGMTVWKHKDIKEKPTWMSYNIKDKVYIIDCGPKLESFRFIKDRWIRKGRQIPQNIKLIKITILGKELEMTDNDYDIELSSSGNIKYMIKRNIKCVKIIRKELVVWEKDPQDSLLRMVSIGETKYIVLYFDDYLYILKKKQGIYVKDAKLQKK comes from the exons ATGAACAAaaatattgtgtataattttatattaatatttacaataattCAATGTGTTGAATCTCAAGACAACAATCCTGATCAGCCAGCTGATGAAaaagaagaagatgatgagGACAATTTTGATGTTTTAGATATAGATGAAATCATTCAGCAACGAATTAGTCGTTTTGATGATCCTCAATACCAAccacaatatcaacaattacAAGAATCTCAATATCCAACCCAACCTCAAACTCAACCCCAACCTCAGACTCAGCCCCAACATTATCCAGGATATCAACCAGAACCAACATATTATCAACGAGAATCATCAGAATATTATACTTATCAACCAGAACAACCACCTGTAGACCCTCTAGCTCAACCACAACAATATGATCAATATCAACCTTACGTACCACCACAACCTCAACCCACTCAACCACAGTATCAGTATTATGGACCTAGTCAACCCGCTCAACCAACTTATCAGTATTATGTACCGGTAACTCAACCATCAATACCATTGACTCAACCCACTCAACCAAGCTATCAGTATTATGGACAACCACAACCTCAACCACCAGCAATACTTTATCCTACTCAACAACCACAACAACAGTATTATGGACAACCACTACCTCAAACACCAGCAATACCTCATCCCGCTCAACCAAGTtatcagtattatataacacCAACTTATCCTATTCAACAACCAAGCtatcagtattatataacacCAACTTATCCTACTCAACAACCAAGCTATCAGTATTACGGGCCAGCTCCTACTCAAACACCTGAACAATATTATGTACCACCAACTACTCAGCATCAGGTAGCTCAACAACCAACTGAATCAGTTAAAAGAAAAAGAACTCGAGATAGTGAGGATCAAGGtgaagaagaagatgaagaagagTCTGTTAAACCAATAGGGCCGTTacttaaaaaatatgatatcaaattttataaaagaaGTCATTTGGGAAATCTTGTAGAAATGACTGAAGAAGAATGTTTTGTTATATATGTCGATAGAActaaaacaaaaataaaattcaaaaaaGATCTTGAGCAGATAAGGTGTGAAGGtgaaattatttatgtCCATTCACATGGAGAACCTTACTGTTCATTACTAACTCATAGTAAAccaacaaatatttatgtaCTGAACATCGGTCAAggatttatattaattaggAAAGTTAAGGGATCTTGGATAAGAACTGATCATGTTATTCCAGATTTTGTCAAATTCTACACACAAGACCCTTTAGGCAATGAGGTCCTATTAACTGAAGGAGACTATAGTATTGATTTTACATCATGTGGATCTTTTACATATGAGTTGCGCCCAGGTGTAAAATGCTACAAAATAGAAGTTAAGGAAATAACTGCATGGAAGAAAACTGAAGACGATGATGGCTTTCCTGAGTTTATTTATGTATCACCAAAATTTACCGttataattaagtttaaaaaatatactaaaaCGTTAGAAAGAAGGATTAGGAAATATCAACTCTTAC GCAATTATCAACAAACTGTTATCGGTAATGGAGATGACAGTGATGatgaagataattttgatgtGATTGCAAGTGGAATTGAAAATATACTTGAAGATGAAACAGCTGGAGATTCAGTAGTCTCTAGAAGTGTTATCGAACATGGTCTAGGACATATAGTGTATGATTCATATGGATCAGAATCAATTACAAAAACTCAAACATCACCAGACGAATTTAGTGAGTCTGAATCAGAAGATGAAGAATCTGGGGAGGGAGATGAGAATTTCGAAGTAAAAGAGATTTTTGAAAAAGCTGAAGAACAATTCAATGAAGAAGAAGGTTATGATGAATGTATATTAGAACAAATTAGAGGAGATAATGGTGGTTTACTGCCAGAGCTACCATCAACTACTATTATAGGATTAAATGATAAAGGCAAACTTTTTAAGTTAAAAAGATCAGATTGTTacttaattaaaaaaagtagaaatttagttaaatttgaattcaGTACTCCAATTGTAGAAATTTTTCATAACGGAATGACTGTGTGGAAACACAAGGATATAAAAGAAAAACCAACGTGGATGagttataatataaaagataaagtttatattattgattGTGGGCCTAAATTAGAGTCATTCAGATTTATTAAAGATCGGTGGATTAGAAAAGGAAGACAAATTCCtcaaaacattaaattgatcaaaataactatattaGGTAAAGAATTAGAAATGACTGATAATGATTATGATATTGAACTCAGTTCATCtggaaatattaaatatatgatTAAAAGAAATATTAAGTGTGTTAAGATAATTCGAAAGGAACTAGTGGTTTGGGAAAAGGATCCTCAAGACAGTTTACTTAGAATGGTGTCTATCGGGGAAACAAAGTACATTGTGCTTTACTTTGATGattatttgtatatattaaagaAAAAGCAAGGTATATATGTTAAAGATGctaaattacaaaaaaaatga
- a CDS encoding SVSP family protein: MNKHIAYNFVLIFIIIKYVKSQDNNPEQPADEKEEGDEDNFDVLDLDKIIAERISRFDDPRYQPDYQQITESQYLPQMLIQPQQYDQLPSQQQLHYVQELLEPEQYGQYQPYQTQTSQPLTQPQQYDQYQPYVPPQPQPTQPSYQYYGPSQPAQPTYQYYITPSQPTQQPTYQYYGVSQPTQEFYQTYLPTQPQTEVSQPPQPQPQPEPEPQPIAQEFQQPEDDDNFYVTEHDQQHQGPSATDPGFLYGPTQPTTQPITQESTHYVPPQTQDQVAQQPTESVKRKRTQDSEDQGEGEEEDEEVSAKRKKPLLKLYDIKLLKNDSDGMLVEMTEEDYLIIFSDRAKTKLKFKADLEQIECEGDIIYVHSHGTPYCSGLAISRYTKIFILASIDEFILIKKTRGSWETTQKTIPDYVNIYTQDDEGNDVLLTNDDYDISFTSRSSFRYELVPGIECHKIEVGDLVAWEKTEEDDGHPELIYVSPKLTVIVNFHRYSKVFLRRISRYQLQYTKPISKNSKYT, encoded by the coding sequence atgaaTAAGCATATTGCTTATAATTTcgtattaatatttataataattaaatatgttaaatcACAAGACAATAATCCTGAACAGCCAGCAGATGAAAAAGAAGAAGGTGATGAGGACAACTTTGATGTTTTAGATctagataaaataattgcGGAACGAATTAGTCGTTTTGATGATCCTCGATACCAACCAGATTATCAACAAATAACAGAATCTCAATATCTACCACAGATGTTGATTCAACCCCAACAATATGATCAATTGCCATCACAACAACAACTTCATTATGTACAGGAATTATTAGAACCTGAACAATATGGACAATATCAACCATATCAAACTCAGACATCGCAACCTCTGACCCAACCACAACAATATGATCAATATCAACCTTACGTACCACCACAACCTCAACCCACTCAACCAAGCTATCAGTATTATGGACCTAGTCAACCCGCTCAACCAACTtatcagtattatataacacCAAGTCAACCTACTCAACAACCAACTTATCAGTATTATGGAGTTAGTCAACCAACTCaagaattttatcaaaCATATCTGCCTACACAACCTCAAACAGAAGTATCTCAGCCTCCTCAACCACAACCACAACCTGAACCTGAACCACAACCTATAGCTCAAGAGTTTCAACAACCAGAAGACGATGATAATTTCTACGTGACAGAACACGATCAACAGCATCAAGGACCTTCTGCAACTGATCCTGGGTTTTTATATGGACCAACTCAACCAACTACTCAACCAATAACACAAGAATCTACACATTATGTACCTCCTCAAACTCAAGATCAGGTAGCTCAACAACCAACTGAATCAGTTAAAAGAAAAAGAACTCAAGATAGTGAGGATCAAGGTGAAGGAGAAGAAGAGGATGAAGAAGTGTCTGCAAAAAGAAAAAAACCGttacttaaattatatgatatcaaacttttaaaaaacgATTCTGATGGAATGCTTGTAGAAATGACTGAAGAAGACTatcttattatatttagTGATAGAGctaaaacaaaattaaaattcaaaGCAGATCTTGAGCAGATAGAATGTGAAGGTGATATTATCTACGTCCATTCACATGGAACACCATATTGTTCAGGATTAGCTATTAGTAGAtatactaaaatttttatccttGCTAGCATTGATGAGTTCATATTAATTAAGAAAACTCGTGGATCTTGGGAAACGACTCAAAAAACTATTCCAGATTACGTAAATATCTATACACAAGATGATGAAGGCAATGATGTTTTATTAACTAATGATGATTATGATATTAGTTTTACTTCAAGATCATCCTTCAGATACGAATTAGTCCCAGGCATAGAATGTCATAAAATTGAAGTTGGTGATCTAGTTGCATGGGAGAAAACTGAGGAAGATGATGGGCATCCTGAATTGATTTATGTATCACCAAAATTGACTGTAATTGTTAACTTTCATCGATATAGCAAAGTTTTCTTAAGAAGGATTAGTAGATATCAACTACAATATACTAAACCtattagtaaaaatagtaaatatacCTGA
- a CDS encoding SVSP family protein — protein MNKSVIYTYTLVFFIVKFTDCSDKPTDQSTNRGVGLVPHTDSDEEEYNNFDVSNLTEIEHQTGVQISPQYTTHYQPIPEPQYHQQLQPQTQQYGQYQPHVPLPQVTQPQTQEQQYPITYQHYWSPVPQVTQETQPIDYYITPIFQPSPTQYEQLTYYHVPPTTQPQPIQPSYQYYVPTQTQVTQESQTQQTYQQHYGFYQPLQLNETQTEVRLSEDIEETFEEKLVTQEMDHLLGKLKQKIGHPDKTQVSKQQPIQPGKRTQTSGDEDGDEEEEEDEEEPIKRHPLIRIIKSKTIKLFKKDSSGNLVEMNNDDYVVKHNDSHKRKYKLIADLEQIRCEDEIIYVHSSGAPYCTLLTHSRRTNIIIITNSNGFTLIKKTKGRWKRTDYLIPDFVNLYTQDSGGNEVIINNKDYTIDFTSKASFRYILLPGVKCYKIEVKDIIVWKKTVDLDRGFPKMIYVSPKLRVIINCEGYSKMFIRRVNRYQLVYSKKTIGVAKYT, from the coding sequence ATGAATAAATCtgtaatatacacatacactcttgtattttttattgttaaatttacagaTTGTTCTGATAAACCTACAGATCAATCAACTAACAGGGGTGTGGGTCTAGTACCACATACTGATagtgatgaagaagaatataataactttgatgtttcaaatttaactgAAATTGAACATCAAACTGGTGTTCAGATAAGTCCTCAATATACAACACATTATCAACCAATACCAGAACCTCAGTACCATCAACAATTACAACCTCAGACCCAACAATATGGTCAATATCAACCACATGTACCACTGCCTCAAGTAACTCAACCACAAACTCAAGAACAACAATATCCGATTACGTATCAACATTATTGGTCTCCAGTACCTCAGGTAACCCAAGAAACTCAACCAAtagattattatataacacCTATTTTTCAACCTTCACCAACTCAATATGAACAATTAACATATTATCATGTACCGCCAACTACTCAACCTCAACCCATTCAACCAAGttatcaatattatgtGCCCACACAAACTCAAGTAACACAAGAATCTCAAACTCAACAAACTTATCAACAACATTATGGGTTTTATCAGCCGCTACAATTAAATGAAACACAAACTGAAGTTAGATTAAGTGAGGATATTGAAGAAACTTTTGAAGAAAAACTCGTTACACAAGAGATGGATCATCTATTAggtaaattaaaacaaaaaatagGACATCCAGATAAAACACAAGTATCAAAACAACAGCCAATTCAACCAGGAAAAAGAACCCAAACTAGTGGAGATGAAGATGGAGATGAAGAGGAGGAggaagatgaagaagaacCTATTAAAAGACATCCACTTATTCGAATTATAAAATCTAAAACCAtcaaattgtttaaaaaggATTCTTCAGGAAATCTTGTAGAAATGAATAACGATGACTACGTCGTAAAACATAACGATTCACATAAgagaaaatataaattaattgcAGATCTTGAGCAGATAAGGTGTGAGGATGAGATTATTTATGTCCATTCAAGTGGAGCACCTTACTGTACATTACTAACTCATAGTAGAAGAAcaaacattattatcattactAATAGTAATggatttacattaattaaaaaaactaaagGAAGATGGAAAAGAACTGATTATTTGATTCCGGATTTTGTAAATCTCTACACACAAGATTCTGGAGGCAATGaagttataataaataataaagattATACTATTGATTTTACCTCAAAAGCATCTTTTAGATATATATTACTCCCAGGTGTAAAATGCTATAAAATAGAAGTTAAAGATATCATTGTGTGGAAGAAAACTGTTGATCTTGATAGAGGTTTTCCTAAAATGATTTATGTATCACCGAAACTCCGtgttataattaactgtGAGGGATATAGTAAAATGTTCATAAGGAGGGTTAATAGATATCAATTAGTATACTCTAAAAAAACTATAGGAGTGGCTAAATACacctaa